The proteins below come from a single Branchiostoma floridae strain S238N-H82 chromosome 5, Bfl_VNyyK, whole genome shotgun sequence genomic window:
- the LOC118415244 gene encoding uncharacterized protein LOC118415244, with protein sequence MNAYHELLVDEMKTLMDGITVWDAHKKEYFTLNADILAYIFDWPARSKCTYHQGARAFAACPFCKHKSEFSKVLKGVSFEGSRRWLPKDDNLRTDDQGFPGKSEELRGPPSPRTDQEEYGEAMDSFNKDIHEMETDGGSGEELRLLKAGQKSVLSESGKTGREILLDIPTYDISRCQIDWMHTHKNISQNTFGVVTGSKSNFDSMVKMEEELGRFNCSNTVASTSQPAKRAKKVIQVFQLSDQQKTEADRRLVTIKVPLGYDFKVRPLFHKQMGMKSIEWIKLFSGDLMKFCMRDMLPTKQRETMFRLCSTLQRLGAPVQDMDKLPELDLEVHITFSLLERDYPLAMKTLMFHLPHHMVKIIAEFGPMTAYWMMPFERFMGSFMRMMTNRKYPTRTAAEAYKIRLFCKMMEFAELMPETTDPVETSHSHSGLEDEEEEEEGSEEEEDAELTATFILGTSTLAHLKGSSTQMHIDTKSRMYTDLYSHLEDIVCEPMTNPGDVLVVPKYFAASKRHLHTHRLHEYRCEESETRRHTKSISSVVATLYGDAVVFGRIQFFILIKNCEIAYMKWYGIGQKDEKTGLWQVSTSEDGSFLNPFESVSNISKPFPHAVEGDMLYILDCQEFDLSGLAELTN encoded by the exons ATGAATGCGTACCATGAACTCCTGGTGGACGAGATGAAAACCCTAATGGATGGCATCACTGTGTGGGATGCTCACAAGAAAGAGTATTTCACCCTCAACGCCGACATCCTGGCCTACATATTTGATTGGCCAGCCCGATCAAAGTGCACTTACCATCAAGGTGCCAGAGCGTTCGCTGCTTGTCCCTTCTGCAAACACAAAT CCGAGTTCTCAAAGGTATTGAAAGGGGTGTCCTTCGAAGGAAGCAGGCGCTGGCTGCCCAAAGACGACAATCTTCGGACTGATGATCAGGGGTTCCCGGGCAAAAGTGAAGAGCTACGAGGGCCACCATCTCCACGCACTGACCAGGAGGAATATGGGGAAGCCATGGACAGCTTCAACAAGGATATACATGAGATGGAGACTGACGGTGGGAGTGGTGAAGAACTAAG GTTACTGAAGGCAGGCCAAAAGTCAGTTTTGTCAGAAAGCGGCAAGACAGGCAGAGAGATCCTTTTAGACATTCCAACATACGACATCAGCCGATGTCAAATTGATTGGATGCATACCCACAAG AACATCAGTCAGAACACTTTTGGGGTTGTCACGGGATCAAAGAGCAATTTCGACTCAATGGTGAAGATGGAGGAGGAATTGGGACGCTTCAATTGCAG CAACACTGTGGCAAGCACAAGTCAGCCTGCAAAGAGAGCGAAGAAAGTGATTCAAGTCTTCCAGCTCAGCGATCAGCAAAAGACAGAGGCTGACAGACGTCTTGTCACCATCAAAGTGCCACTTGGATACGACTTCAAAGTCCGCCCTCTCTTCCACAAGCAGATGGGAATGAAGTCGATTGAATGGATTAAG CTCTTCTCCGGTGATctcatgaaattttgcatgagGGACATGCTACCAACTAAACAGAGGGAGACAATGTTCAGGCTGTGTAGCACACTGCAGCGCTTAGGGGCCCCAGTACAAGACATGGACAAGCTTCCAGAGCTGGACCTGGAAGTTCACATCACGTTCAGTCTTCTGGAGAGGGACTATCCACTGGCCATGAAG ACATTGATGTTCCACCTGCCTCACCACATGGTTAAGATCATCGCCGAATTCGGCCCGATGACTGCATACTGGATGATGCCATTCGAGAGGTTCATGGGCTCTTTCATGAGGATGATGACAAACAGAAAATATCCGACAAGAACTGCTGCTGAGGCGTACAAG ATCAGGCTTTTTTGCAAAATGATGGAATTTGCTGAGTTGATGCCAGAAACCACAGACCCTGTCGAAACTTCACACAGCCACAGTGGCCTggaagatgaagaggaggaggaggagggaaGTGAAGAAGAGGAGGATGCAGAGCTTACAGCAACCTTCATACTAGGTACTAGTACATTAGCACACCTAAAGGGAAGCTCAACTCAGATGCATATTGACACAAAGTCACGCATGTATACGGACTTGTATAGTCATTTAGAAGACATAGTATGTGAACCCATGACCAATCCAGGGGATGTCCTAGTAGTTCCAAAATACTTCGCAGCTTCCAAACGACACCTCCATACACACCGACTACATGAGTATCGGTGTGAGGAGAGTGAGACTAGGAGACACACCAAAAGTATCTCCTCTGTGGTGGCCACGCTATATGGAGATGCTGTGGTCTTTGGCAGAATTCAGTTTTTCATTTTGATCAAAAACTGCGAGATTGCCTACATGAAATGGTATGGGATTGGCCAGAAAGATGAGAAAACAGGTCTCTGGCAAGTCAGTACCTCAGAGGATGGAAGCTTTCTGAATCCTTTCGAATCTGTCTCTAACATCAGTAAGCCTTTCCCACATGCTGTGGAAGGAGACATGCTGTATATCCTCGACTGCCAGGAGTTTGACCTGTCAGGACTGGCTGAACTGACCAATTAG
- the LOC118415246 gene encoding uncharacterized protein LOC118415246 produces MPLTLKDGKPRWAQIRKHTKFAWPKCAVQKKETFKEMPHGMVTEEPQDGMVTEEPQDGMVTEEPQDGEVTKEPQNGKVTKKKQNGKVTKKKQNANVTKKKQNGKVTKKKQNANVTKEPQDGEVTKEPQDGEESMDLDLDLDLHIGDTVAVAYEPDDGWFIGEVKTVDDTTVNIRFMVAKDGLFRKDSSKPVPVDRAFIFAIADVVPMSFNSRQHVVVNYGDICIMYKTYCRKYF; encoded by the exons ATGCCACTAACGTTGAAAGATGGCAAACCAAGATGGGCACAAATCAGG AAACATACTAAATTCGCCTGGCCAAAATGTGCCGTACAAAAAAAGGAGACGTTCAAGGAGATGCCGCACGGCATGGTGACCGAGGAGCCGCAGGACGGCATGGTGACCGAGGAGCCGCAGGACGGCATGGTGACCGAGGAGCCGCAGGACGGCGAGGTCACCAAGGAGCCGCAGAACGGCAAGGTCACCAAGAAGAAGCAGAACGGCAAGGTCACCAAGAAGAAGCAGAACGCCAATGTCACCAAGAAGAAGCAGAACGGCAAGGTCACCAAGAAGAAGCAGAACGCCAATGTCACCAAGGAGCCGCAGGACGGCGAGGTCACCAAGGAGCCGCAGGACGGTGAGGAAAGCATggatcttgatcttgatcttgatctaCACATCGGTGACACTGTCGCCGTCGCCTATGAACCAGACGACGGTTGGTTCATAGGCGAGGTGAAAACTGTTGACGACACAACAGTCAATATCAGGTTCATGGTGGCCAAAGATGGCTTATTCAGGAAGGATTCGTCAAAGCCAGTCCCAGTGGACAGGGCATTCATTTTTGCAATCGCCGACGTCGTTCCTATGTCGTTTAATAGTAGACAGCATGTCGTTGTCAACTACGgggacatttgcataatgtacaaaACATACTGCCGGAAATACTTCTaa